The following proteins are encoded in a genomic region of Pseudoalteromonas rubra:
- the acnB gene encoding bifunctional aconitate hydratase 2/2-methylisocitrate dehydratase: MLQEYRNHVEERAAQGIVPKPLDAQQTAELIELLKTPPAGEEEFIVDLFINRVPPGVDDAAYVKAGFLAAITQGEATSPLISKAYAAELLGTMLGGYNIAPMIELLDDTALAPIAVKGLSHTLLMFDAFYDVEEKAKAGNTFAKQVIESWANADWFLEKPAVADKISVTVFKVTGETNTDDLSPAPDAWSRPDIPLHALAMLKNERDGITPDRAGEIGPVTQLEALKQKGLPLAYVGDVVGTGSSRKSATNSVLWFMGDDIPFVPNKRVGGVCLGGKIAPIFFNTMEDSGALPIELPVDDLNMGDQIDIYPYEGVVKRHGSDEVITTFSLKSEVILDEVRAGGRIPLIIGRGLTDKARHALGLDQEDIFCKPKLVEDSGKGFTLAQKMVGRACNMPGVRPGQYCEPTMTTVGSQDTTGPMTRDELKDLACLGFSADLTMQSFCHTSAYPKPIDVNTHHTLPDFIMNRGGVSLRPGDGVIHSWLNRMLLPDTVGTGGDSHTRFPLGISFPAGSGAVAFAAATGVMPLDMPESVLVRFKGKMQPGITLRDLVHAIPYYAINQGLLTVEKKGKINEFSGRILEIEGVEHLTVEQAFELSDASAERSAAGCTVKLSQESIEEYLNSNIVMLKWMISEGYGDVRTIERRITKMEAWLAAPELMTADADAEYAHTIEIDLAEIKEPILCAPNDPDDARLLSEVTGETIDEVFIGSCMTNIGHFRAAGKLLDHFGARLPTQLWVAPPTKMDRDQLTDEGYYGIYGRVGARIETPGCSLCMGNQARVADKATVVSTSTRNFPNRLGTGANVYLASAELAAVAAILGKLPTPAEYQQYAERINATAADTYRYLNFHKMPQYTKKADDVIIQQAV; the protein is encoded by the coding sequence GTGCTTCAAGAATATCGTAACCATGTTGAGGAGCGCGCAGCGCAAGGGATTGTTCCCAAGCCGCTGGATGCGCAGCAAACCGCAGAACTGATCGAGTTATTGAAAACGCCACCAGCAGGTGAAGAAGAGTTCATCGTGGATCTGTTTATCAATCGTGTACCACCCGGTGTGGATGATGCAGCCTACGTGAAAGCGGGCTTTTTAGCGGCTATTACACAAGGCGAAGCGACCTCTCCCCTTATCTCTAAAGCTTATGCCGCGGAGCTATTGGGCACTATGTTGGGTGGTTACAACATTGCGCCGATGATTGAGTTGCTGGATGACACCGCATTAGCGCCAATAGCGGTGAAAGGCTTATCACACACCTTGCTCATGTTTGATGCCTTCTATGATGTTGAGGAAAAAGCCAAAGCAGGTAATACATTTGCTAAGCAGGTCATTGAATCCTGGGCAAACGCCGATTGGTTCCTGGAAAAGCCAGCAGTCGCAGATAAAATCTCTGTGACGGTCTTTAAGGTGACGGGCGAAACCAATACGGATGACCTGTCTCCGGCACCGGACGCCTGGTCACGACCCGATATTCCGCTGCATGCGCTGGCCATGTTGAAAAATGAGCGCGATGGCATTACGCCTGACAGAGCGGGTGAAATTGGTCCGGTCACCCAATTAGAGGCGCTGAAACAAAAAGGTTTGCCATTGGCCTATGTCGGTGATGTTGTAGGTACCGGTTCTTCACGTAAGTCAGCGACTAACTCTGTGCTATGGTTTATGGGTGACGATATTCCGTTTGTGCCAAATAAGCGCGTGGGTGGTGTGTGCCTCGGTGGTAAGATTGCGCCTATTTTCTTCAATACAATGGAAGATTCGGGTGCCTTACCCATTGAGCTGCCAGTTGATGATCTGAACATGGGTGATCAGATTGATATCTACCCATACGAAGGGGTCGTTAAGCGCCATGGCAGCGATGAAGTGATCACCACATTTAGTTTGAAGTCAGAGGTGATCCTGGATGAAGTACGCGCCGGTGGTCGTATTCCTTTGATCATTGGACGTGGGCTGACTGACAAGGCTCGGCATGCGCTGGGATTGGACCAGGAAGATATTTTCTGTAAACCTAAATTGGTAGAGGACTCAGGCAAAGGGTTCACATTGGCGCAAAAAATGGTTGGTCGTGCCTGTAATATGCCAGGGGTGCGTCCCGGTCAGTATTGTGAGCCAACAATGACCACTGTGGGCTCGCAGGATACCACAGGGCCAATGACTCGAGATGAATTGAAAGATCTGGCATGTCTGGGTTTTTCGGCTGATCTGACGATGCAGTCATTCTGTCATACCTCAGCTTACCCTAAGCCTATTGATGTGAATACCCACCATACTCTGCCGGATTTCATCATGAATCGTGGTGGCGTATCACTGCGTCCAGGCGATGGCGTGATCCACTCATGGCTGAACCGCATGTTGCTGCCAGATACCGTGGGGACAGGCGGTGACTCCCATACCCGTTTCCCATTGGGGATTTCATTTCCGGCCGGATCGGGGGCTGTGGCATTTGCAGCTGCAACCGGTGTGATGCCGCTAGATATGCCAGAATCCGTATTGGTGAGGTTTAAAGGTAAGATGCAACCCGGGATCACGTTGCGCGACCTGGTTCATGCGATCCCCTACTATGCGATTAATCAAGGCTTACTCACGGTTGAAAAGAAAGGCAAGATCAATGAGTTCTCTGGCCGCATTCTTGAAATTGAAGGGGTTGAGCACCTGACTGTAGAGCAGGCATTTGAATTGTCCGATGCATCGGCTGAGCGCTCGGCTGCGGGCTGTACGGTTAAATTATCTCAGGAGTCGATTGAAGAGTACCTGAATTCCAATATTGTCATGCTGAAGTGGATGATTTCCGAAGGGTATGGTGATGTCCGTACCATAGAGCGCCGTATCACCAAGATGGAAGCATGGTTGGCGGCTCCTGAGCTGATGACGGCAGATGCTGACGCAGAATATGCACATACCATTGAGATTGATTTGGCTGAAATTAAAGAGCCTATTCTGTGTGCGCCAAATGATCCGGATGATGCACGTCTGTTGTCTGAGGTAACCGGTGAAACAATTGATGAGGTGTTTATTGGTTCTTGTATGACCAACATTGGTCATTTCAGGGCCGCAGGTAAACTGCTCGACCATTTTGGTGCCCGGCTACCCACACAGCTTTGGGTTGCGCCGCCGACTAAGATGGACAGAGATCAACTGACCGATGAGGGGTATTACGGTATTTACGGCCGCGTCGGAGCGCGTATCGAAACGCCTGGATGTTCTTTGTGTATGGGCAACCAGGCCCGGGTTGCGGACAAAGCAACGGTGGTCTCGACTTCAACACGTAATTTCCCTAACCGGTTAGGCACCGGTGCCAATGTCTATCTGGCATCGGCAGAGCTTGCTGCGGTTGCGGCAATCTTGGGTAAGCTACCTACGCCGGCGGAGTATCAACAATATGCTGAGCGGATCAATGCTACAGCAGCGGATACCTACCGCTATCTGAATTTCCACAAAATGCCTCAGTACACTAAAAAAGCGGATGATGTGATTATTCAGCAAGCTGTTTAA
- a CDS encoding autotransporter outer membrane beta-barrel domain-containing protein, which produces MNKSLMMACCLVSGSAVAAPNPSFSEIRLGFESIEYSEALNDLSGLGRLTQDAKVRNPTIRQLSYSGINDDWGVYIGTAATIYPGLDTETWYVNDFQDPNDSSVTHQFGAVQHNDFKLKSNEIAMSAAYNMTRALQVTMGGRIFTASFTRSDFRFAQPGAGQFDQVLQSAPRGDGDPVARFNLPGQNNTGTGDLEGLPGNLQPAVSTTEDQLSIIAAAGLRYDSKLQEPSNKFSWYADAEVTLPVYTRVQNTRTIERTLSETFNGWGVQGRAGVRYQVFESIAVMAGLDVSYKERDAISESDGSRRTVPDIEYTNISLSAGIQWSY; this is translated from the coding sequence ATGAATAAATCACTTATGATGGCGTGTTGCCTGGTTTCAGGCAGCGCTGTGGCTGCACCTAACCCTTCTTTTAGTGAAATCCGACTTGGTTTTGAATCTATTGAATACAGCGAAGCGCTCAATGATTTGAGCGGGCTGGGTCGTCTGACTCAGGACGCAAAAGTGCGTAATCCCACAATCAGGCAATTGTCCTACTCTGGTATTAATGACGACTGGGGTGTGTATATTGGGACTGCTGCAACCATATATCCGGGTCTGGATACAGAAACCTGGTATGTCAATGATTTTCAGGATCCCAACGATAGCTCGGTAACGCACCAGTTTGGCGCTGTGCAGCATAACGATTTCAAATTAAAGTCGAATGAAATAGCGATGAGCGCTGCCTATAACATGACTCGCGCATTGCAAGTCACTATGGGCGGGCGGATCTTCACCGCTAGCTTTACTCGCTCGGACTTTCGGTTCGCGCAACCAGGAGCGGGTCAGTTTGATCAGGTCTTACAGTCTGCCCCGCGCGGTGATGGCGATCCCGTTGCGCGTTTCAATTTGCCCGGGCAAAATAATACTGGCACGGGGGACCTGGAAGGCTTGCCAGGCAATTTGCAGCCTGCGGTTTCTACCACAGAAGATCAGTTGAGCATTATTGCTGCCGCCGGGTTGAGGTATGATAGTAAACTGCAGGAGCCATCGAATAAGTTTAGCTGGTATGCAGACGCCGAAGTGACACTGCCTGTTTATACCCGCGTACAGAATACCCGGACTATTGAGAGAACACTCAGTGAAACTTTTAACGGCTGGGGCGTGCAGGGGCGTGCTGGCGTCCGCTACCAGGTTTTTGAAAGCATTGCTGTGATGGCGGGGCTGGATGTATCCTACAAAGAACGTGATGCTATCTCTGAATCAGATGGCAGTCGTCGCACTGTCCCGGACATAGAGTATACCAATATATCCCTGTCAGCCGGGATCCAATGGAGTTATTAA
- a CDS encoding leucine-rich repeat domain-containing protein: MKFAMNARWRCLPLISAMAFTLAGCGGGSDKPSTSLDTQPDTQTNPKPTPTPTPTEPENQPPVVSINATGDQLERTAFTLTAEGSDTDGSVASYVWTHNAPLELTETATNTATPSYTVPDINQDITVTFTVTVSDDKGATSSASQEVLIKRKINSVTLTGVVTDKPIANAQVVVQAASAQAQVSASSEGQYTATLIVDESEADRPVVVTATGVDAQSQVEFVSVLHSVARLEQQAGEDGILDKSEHFGVNVTNVTTAEYALMTRTGTTIESDAQLEQALLNVDADEQLTLASLIKIVVDNDEYNLPEGVNTTLDLIDDEQTAQAFEDELNAADPQLIAQTRKSIKSDDDLIAAPHTSLEGDFIVQSVKYADLPPYHISLNEAGSGSVSAINTVEIDRWVQDQNTVTIALKQPLHVSTKWHRDYSVYPSTHSKHMVYVDVIKLTVLAENAVFRTVDIDELGQAVIEGDNAGTQVHQVSYTSNLIDKLKTVQVTPESLLGVWYLDLRDADEESQKSAPQRFEFKADGQVIALDDPDDELSWQLTDNTLTVSYREGDVTGSIAFWFTKKLDTGYQVVSLDLSVPQWPNTEFGLMIVAQPDLALTEETAAGRWHGLIGRTEQFDIDLFDTGKTHFNLSQDKSTWYIKDGELYRDYYSSTRWPQDEGCQSDEPDCILDARYKYQLVAVSGNERYVIQTFENYNSKGELFFTRANLFVYQYSDTIAQREFYQRNLERKQQLRVHDAEQGWQEVLFGTGITPQNADAPNQGEAGYQLSLQGVTYPVALRAGKLAFTKDEEAYFVDLLHYDPHKMVVCVYAAATGCHEADRQTWFFSPTMFTVAVSATGNGYVDPDSQQVIEGHSTGLNVIPDVGYMIDTIQGCNGWLDGRWYEIPEVTGSCEVTVAFVERPSLAKQVGITDPVLAQCVDELNVSSIEEVTVLDCSSHDEIRSVTGLANLTHLETLKLLNLSVTELDLSELTQLRVLKVFHGCNGLAQLTLSNPERIEELTLNYCGLTNAQITALELSRFTALRELDLSVNQLTELDISTLSQLESLSVSSNPLSQLTTGNHPQLTTLLISNNHLSTLDLTNMPELSVLDAWHNDFAQLDLAYNPQLRILDINGNPVEQLDLSANPQLQELDVGNLSQLTELDLSQQSQLIELDVGNNNHWQTLTLAPGVPLRYLNISSSPNLLDMIDKTTFNALVQLGINQIGAADLDAADIDLAQLSNLEALSWFNGEVEQLDLSELPQLKRFYLTGSSLTEISFSEQTQLTDLVLQGTKLTSLDLSAHPQLKYLDIVNTKITALDLSHTPSLHYLDVQQSAVTTVSGIESIYDKGATLDFTLNPLSDETMAYLANMQAQGYSNLRFGQVSRAQIKVTGNGQAGRLYVEMAEGQKFDLDLRPDPGHQLGSATGCPGELLDTVYRLGPLRGDCVLEVEFVPQP, from the coding sequence ATGAAGTTTGCAATGAATGCGAGGTGGCGGTGTTTGCCACTTATTTCAGCCATGGCCTTTACATTGGCCGGTTGTGGCGGCGGGAGTGATAAACCAAGTACATCCCTTGACACCCAGCCAGATACACAGACAAACCCTAAACCAACACCAACACCAACACCCACCGAACCGGAAAACCAGCCTCCGGTAGTCAGTATTAACGCGACCGGGGATCAGCTAGAGCGCACAGCATTTACACTGACAGCCGAGGGAAGTGATACCGACGGTTCAGTGGCAAGTTATGTCTGGACACACAATGCGCCCTTAGAGTTGACAGAAACTGCCACCAATACGGCCACGCCCAGCTACACTGTGCCGGACATAAATCAGGATATTACAGTCACATTTACTGTCACGGTGAGCGATGATAAAGGGGCTACAAGTAGCGCCAGCCAAGAGGTTTTGATCAAGCGAAAAATTAACTCAGTGACCCTGACCGGTGTTGTGACGGACAAGCCGATAGCCAATGCACAGGTTGTGGTGCAAGCCGCTAGTGCACAAGCGCAAGTGAGCGCATCCAGCGAAGGTCAGTATACCGCAACGCTCATTGTGGATGAGAGCGAGGCCGATCGTCCGGTGGTGGTAACCGCAACTGGGGTTGATGCACAAAGTCAGGTCGAATTTGTATCGGTACTTCATTCGGTTGCCCGGTTGGAGCAGCAAGCGGGTGAGGATGGTATTTTGGACAAAAGTGAGCACTTCGGTGTGAATGTGACCAATGTAACCACCGCTGAATATGCCTTAATGACACGCACCGGCACAACCATTGAATCGGATGCACAGTTGGAGCAGGCGTTATTGAATGTGGATGCTGACGAGCAACTTACCCTCGCATCTTTGATTAAAATTGTGGTGGACAACGACGAATATAATCTGCCAGAGGGCGTTAACACCACGCTGGATTTAATCGATGATGAGCAAACCGCGCAGGCATTCGAAGATGAATTGAATGCGGCTGATCCGCAGCTGATTGCACAGACCAGGAAAAGTATTAAGTCGGATGATGATTTGATTGCTGCGCCTCACACCTCACTTGAGGGGGATTTCATTGTTCAATCGGTGAAGTACGCAGATCTGCCACCCTATCACATCAGTCTGAATGAGGCAGGGAGCGGCTCAGTTTCGGCAATTAATACGGTCGAAATTGACCGCTGGGTGCAGGATCAAAACACCGTAACCATTGCGCTGAAGCAGCCGCTTCATGTATCCACAAAGTGGCACAGAGACTACTCTGTCTATCCATCAACGCACAGTAAGCATATGGTGTATGTTGATGTAATCAAGCTCACGGTACTGGCAGAAAATGCCGTGTTCAGAACCGTCGATATCGACGAGTTGGGACAGGCGGTGATAGAAGGTGATAATGCCGGCACGCAGGTGCACCAAGTCAGCTACACCAGTAATCTGATCGACAAATTGAAAACGGTACAAGTCACGCCAGAGTCGTTGCTGGGGGTTTGGTACCTGGACTTGAGGGACGCAGATGAAGAATCTCAGAAATCAGCACCCCAAAGATTTGAGTTTAAAGCTGACGGGCAGGTTATAGCGCTGGATGACCCCGATGATGAACTCAGCTGGCAATTAACCGATAACACTTTAACGGTGAGCTACCGTGAAGGCGATGTGACGGGCTCAATTGCGTTCTGGTTCACCAAGAAGCTGGATACGGGCTACCAGGTTGTGAGCTTGGACCTCAGCGTGCCACAGTGGCCAAATACCGAATTTGGTCTGATGATCGTTGCACAGCCCGATTTGGCTTTGACTGAAGAGACGGCTGCAGGTCGCTGGCATGGCTTGATTGGTAGAACTGAACAATTCGATATAGATCTGTTTGATACCGGTAAGACGCATTTTAATCTGTCTCAAGATAAGTCAACTTGGTATATCAAGGACGGTGAGCTGTATCGAGACTACTATAGTTCCACGCGCTGGCCTCAAGACGAAGGGTGCCAGTCAGATGAGCCCGATTGTATACTTGACGCCCGGTATAAATATCAACTCGTGGCTGTGTCAGGGAATGAGCGATACGTGATACAAACCTTTGAAAATTATAACTCAAAGGGAGAGCTATTCTTCACCAGAGCCAACCTGTTTGTTTACCAGTACAGCGATACGATAGCGCAGCGCGAATTTTACCAAAGAAACCTCGAACGCAAGCAGCAGCTTCGGGTTCATGACGCAGAGCAAGGTTGGCAGGAAGTGTTATTTGGCACCGGTATTACGCCACAAAACGCAGATGCACCCAACCAAGGTGAGGCCGGGTATCAGCTTTCTTTACAGGGGGTGACTTATCCTGTTGCCTTAAGAGCAGGCAAGCTGGCATTTACGAAGGACGAAGAGGCGTATTTTGTCGATCTGCTGCATTACGATCCGCACAAAATGGTGGTGTGTGTGTATGCAGCGGCAACAGGCTGTCACGAGGCAGATCGCCAGACTTGGTTCTTCAGCCCCACCATGTTTACGGTGGCAGTCAGTGCTACAGGTAATGGCTATGTTGATCCGGATTCTCAGCAAGTCATAGAAGGTCACAGCACAGGGTTAAACGTTATACCCGATGTGGGTTATATGATCGATACCATCCAGGGTTGTAATGGTTGGCTAGACGGCAGGTGGTACGAAATCCCCGAAGTAACGGGATCCTGTGAGGTAACAGTAGCCTTTGTCGAGCGGCCCAGTCTGGCTAAACAAGTTGGGATAACAGATCCTGTTCTGGCACAGTGTGTGGATGAGCTCAACGTCTCGTCGATTGAAGAAGTGACCGTTCTGGATTGCAGCAGTCATGATGAGATTAGGTCTGTTACTGGATTAGCTAATCTGACCCATCTGGAGACGCTTAAGCTGTTGAATCTGTCTGTCACTGAGTTAGATTTGTCTGAGCTTACGCAATTAAGGGTGTTAAAAGTCTTCCATGGCTGCAATGGGCTAGCTCAATTAACGCTCTCAAATCCAGAGCGAATAGAGGAGCTTACCTTAAATTATTGCGGCTTAACCAACGCTCAGATTACAGCGCTGGAACTGAGCCGTTTTACAGCATTAAGAGAATTAGATTTGAGTGTTAATCAGTTAACGGAACTGGATATTTCAACTCTAAGTCAGCTGGAATCTTTAAGTGTAAGCAGCAACCCGCTGAGCCAACTCACCACAGGTAACCATCCGCAATTAACGACTCTTTTAATATCGAACAACCACTTAAGTACTCTGGATCTGACAAACATGCCTGAATTGTCAGTGTTGGATGCATGGCACAACGACTTTGCACAACTTGACTTAGCATATAACCCTCAGCTGCGGATATTGGATATTAATGGGAATCCTGTTGAGCAGCTCGATTTATCGGCGAACCCACAACTTCAGGAGCTTGATGTTGGCAATTTATCACAGCTAACTGAGTTGGACCTGAGTCAGCAATCTCAGCTGATTGAATTGGATGTTGGAAACAACAACCATTGGCAGACACTGACTCTGGCACCAGGCGTACCACTGCGATATCTGAATATATCATCGAGTCCAAACTTACTGGATATGATAGATAAAACAACTTTTAATGCCTTAGTTCAATTAGGTATAAATCAGATTGGTGCGGCAGATTTGGATGCGGCAGATATCGATTTGGCTCAGCTGAGCAACTTGGAAGCACTATCTTGGTTCAATGGGGAGGTAGAGCAGCTGGACCTGTCTGAATTGCCTCAGCTTAAGCGCTTCTATCTGACAGGGAGTTCCTTAACTGAGATAAGCTTTAGTGAACAAACACAACTAACCGACTTGGTCCTGCAAGGGACTAAGTTGACCAGTTTAGATTTGAGTGCTCACCCGCAACTTAAGTACCTTGATATCGTTAATACAAAAATTACCGCGTTAGACCTCAGTCATACCCCCTCTTTGCACTATCTCGATGTGCAGCAAAGCGCAGTAACTACCGTTTCCGGCATTGAGTCTATTTATGATAAAGGTGCAACACTTGATTTTACCCTCAATCCGCTTAGTGATGAGACTATGGCCTATCTGGCGAACATGCAGGCGCAAGGTTACAGCAATTTGCGTTTTGGTCAGGTGTCGCGTGCTCAGATAAAAGTAACTGGTAATGGCCAGGCTGGTAGGCTTTATGTGGAAATGGCTGAAGGGCAAAAATTTGACCTTGACCTGAGACCCGATCCCGGTCATCAGCTTGGCAGCGCCACCGGTTGCCCGGGTGAGTTACTGGACACAGTTTACCGGCTTGGCCCATTGCGAGGGGATTGTGTGTTAGAGGTGGAGTTTGTGCCTCAGCCTTAA
- a CDS encoding cysteine desulfurase-like protein, with product MNLNQVRRQFPALMQQVAGRSPIFLDGPGGSQVPQSVLSAMSAYLGYFNSNLGGAFFSSDKTVELMDNARQAVADLLNAPAKEQIVFGANMTSLTFSFSRAISRDWQAGDEVIVTNADHYSNVSSWRQAAEDKGASVHAVKVNEADCTLDMDHFRSLLNSKTKLVAVTYASNTTGSINDIKQIVELAHQVGALVYVDAVHYAPHELIDVQALDCDFLACSVYKFFGPHVGVVYGKMAHLAGFTPYKVEPAKDVVPGRWETGTQSFEGLAGVVAAIDYIASLSGLPEDTPRRERLGVAFANTKAHEMALSEHFLSRLQAFPQIRLYGIEDTARLAERTPTFALTFDGIAPRTVSEYLGKQHICVWDGNFYAQGLCEQLGVMQSGGVVRIGCMHYNTIEELDTLFGHFEVLLAQ from the coding sequence ATGAATCTGAATCAAGTGCGTCGTCAGTTTCCTGCCCTGATGCAACAAGTAGCAGGCCGTTCCCCTATTTTCCTGGATGGTCCAGGGGGCTCGCAAGTGCCGCAGTCTGTGCTGAGTGCCATGTCTGCGTATCTGGGTTACTTTAACTCCAACCTTGGCGGAGCCTTTTTCTCCAGTGATAAAACCGTCGAGCTGATGGACAATGCGCGTCAGGCAGTGGCGGACTTGCTCAATGCGCCTGCCAAAGAGCAGATTGTTTTTGGTGCCAACATGACCAGTCTGACGTTTAGTTTTAGTCGCGCGATTTCACGCGACTGGCAGGCCGGTGATGAGGTCATTGTTACCAATGCGGATCATTACTCCAATGTCTCATCATGGCGTCAGGCCGCTGAGGACAAAGGAGCGAGTGTGCATGCCGTGAAGGTGAATGAAGCTGATTGCACGCTGGATATGGATCATTTCCGTAGTTTGCTTAACAGTAAAACTAAGCTGGTGGCAGTGACTTATGCGTCTAATACCACTGGCTCTATCAATGACATTAAACAGATCGTTGAACTGGCGCACCAGGTTGGTGCACTGGTATATGTTGATGCCGTGCACTATGCACCCCATGAGCTGATTGATGTGCAGGCACTGGACTGTGATTTCCTGGCGTGCTCTGTCTATAAGTTCTTTGGGCCGCATGTCGGTGTGGTATACGGAAAGATGGCCCATCTGGCTGGCTTTACGCCGTACAAAGTCGAACCTGCAAAAGACGTGGTTCCGGGCCGCTGGGAAACAGGCACTCAAAGTTTTGAAGGGCTGGCTGGGGTTGTGGCTGCCATTGACTATATTGCCTCGCTGAGTGGATTACCTGAAGATACCCCGCGACGTGAACGTCTGGGAGTGGCTTTTGCCAATACTAAAGCCCATGAAATGGCGTTAAGTGAGCACTTCTTGTCACGTCTGCAGGCATTTCCGCAAATCCGTTTGTATGGTATCGAAGATACGGCGCGCCTTGCCGAGCGGACCCCGACGTTTGCATTGACCTTTGATGGCATTGCACCGCGCACTGTGTCTGAATACCTGGGTAAACAGCATATTTGCGTGTGGGATGGTAACTTCTATGCGCAGGGTTTATGTGAGCAGCTGGGTGTGATGCAAAGCGGTGGCGTTGTGCGTATCGGTTGTATGCACTACAACACAATTGAAGAGCTGGACACTTTGTTCGGACACTTCGAAGTATTACTGGCACAGTAG
- a CDS encoding OmpA family protein: MKLRMLSVVVTALMATSAYADDHQEGVYLGVFGDYYNAEWENSRDAAGVTVDDSMGWGAELGYRFSKYWSARLEYADMDFDLSGLRSDSADGDRIGIDGLYHFNGGPFYALFGLKSIDVFDNNTFANVGAGYRHHFSDNFAANFETAIYQGIDRGYTDVGAKLGINYFFGGASSSKPVEPAPAPQPEPVAVVAAPVDTDKDGIYDMDDQCANTPMSDAVDAQGCTLYEDKEVTVSLLVRFPNNNSSVSQQYLDDIQAVVSFLKEHPETTVVLEGHTSAVGKADYNKWLSKKRADAVAKQLIEKGIDEMRITTVGYGEERLKNTDDSAQAHAENRRVEAKVKSVERVKVKR; encoded by the coding sequence ATGAAACTACGAATGCTAAGCGTTGTTGTAACAGCTTTGATGGCAACCAGTGCGTATGCGGATGACCACCAAGAAGGCGTTTATTTGGGCGTCTTTGGTGACTACTATAATGCTGAGTGGGAAAACAGCCGGGATGCAGCTGGTGTCACCGTTGATGATTCAATGGGGTGGGGTGCCGAGCTGGGTTATCGCTTTAGCAAATACTGGAGTGCTCGTCTTGAGTATGCTGATATGGACTTTGATTTGTCTGGATTACGTAGCGACTCTGCAGACGGTGATAGAATTGGCATTGATGGCCTTTACCACTTTAATGGCGGCCCTTTCTATGCACTATTTGGTCTGAAATCAATCGATGTGTTCGACAATAACACCTTTGCCAATGTGGGCGCGGGTTATCGTCATCACTTCAGCGACAACTTTGCAGCTAACTTTGAAACGGCTATTTATCAGGGCATTGATCGGGGTTACACCGATGTGGGCGCAAAGCTTGGTATTAACTATTTCTTTGGCGGCGCGAGCAGCAGTAAACCTGTTGAGCCAGCACCAGCTCCGCAGCCCGAGCCAGTGGCTGTTGTCGCAGCGCCTGTCGATACGGACAAAGATGGCATTTATGATATGGATGACCAATGTGCCAATACACCAATGAGTGATGCAGTGGATGCACAAGGGTGTACTTTGTACGAAGACAAAGAGGTGACTGTCAGCCTGTTGGTGCGTTTCCCGAACAATAATTCAAGTGTGTCACAACAGTATCTTGATGATATTCAAGCTGTTGTAAGCTTCCTGAAGGAGCACCCAGAAACCACCGTGGTACTTGAAGGCCATACTTCCGCTGTGGGTAAAGCTGACTACAACAAATGGTTATCTAAGAAGCGTGCTGATGCAGTTGCCAAGCAGCTTATTGAGAAAGGCATTGATGAGATGCGCATCACAACAGTGGGATATGGTGAAGAGCGTCTGAAAAATACCGATGACTCCGCGCAAGCCCATGCTGAAAACCGCCGTGTTGAGGCAAAAGTGAAATCTGTAGAGCGTGTCAAAGTTAAGCGCTAA
- a CDS encoding 2OG-Fe dioxygenase family protein, with the protein MTAVNNQNLLQLRFIQQTHIDAVKPSFNRLPDNPYADGAFRKRRYSVLKFANGEVALQPTKAFVQDDSINTFQGNIERVYENLEADLIHSEGFKHLLNEFRAMTGISDERDIEVHQFRMLAIESDTPPAPEGVHQDGFDHVCVCGVSHENIAGGELLVYEHKDAEPCFKMEIKDGLFALVNDREVWHNATPMNKLDATQTGYLDCFVFTA; encoded by the coding sequence ATGACCGCAGTAAACAACCAGAATTTGCTACAACTTCGTTTTATTCAACAAACACACATCGATGCCGTTAAACCTTCGTTTAACCGTCTGCCAGATAACCCTTATGCAGACGGCGCATTCCGTAAACGCCGTTATTCCGTATTGAAATTTGCCAATGGTGAGGTGGCTCTACAGCCGACTAAAGCTTTTGTGCAGGACGACTCAATCAACACCTTTCAGGGTAACATTGAGCGCGTTTATGAAAATCTGGAAGCAGACCTGATCCACAGTGAAGGTTTTAAGCACCTGCTGAATGAGTTTAGAGCAATGACAGGTATCAGCGATGAGCGTGATATTGAAGTGCATCAGTTCCGCATGCTAGCCATTGAGAGTGATACACCGCCAGCACCAGAAGGCGTGCATCAGGATGGTTTCGACCATGTGTGTGTCTGTGGTGTTTCGCATGAGAACATCGCGGGTGGTGAGTTGCTGGTATACGAGCACAAAGACGCTGAGCCTTGCTTTAAGATGGAGATCAAAGATGGCTTGTTTGCCCTGGTCAATGACCGTGAGGTCTGGCACAACGCGACGCCAATGAACAAGCTGGATGCCACGCAGACCGGGTATTTGGACTGTTTTGTATTTACCGCGTAA